The Littorina saxatilis isolate snail1 linkage group LG15, US_GU_Lsax_2.0, whole genome shotgun sequence genome contains a region encoding:
- the LOC138948386 gene encoding serine/threonine-protein phosphatase 6 regulatory ankyrin repeat subunit B-like, whose product MLQLIKAGDCRVVVTLYPHVLHELQQLETDSQSPLLDSSAVVRLMKEDLDTEVKRALLDFHLKQLPLQPSQQQEVVERIVQADTSGPAFLWCCRYLVDHWQAVEDPATVFTSPAEANSVLLKQMCLHETHGDSFAAVFVLTMLGKGRFLHRKVRAQAELLEHGFQGHCDDHLAKYEDFLLGSVLASQGHGFISRVMYDAAGFALGRSFRLPTLLRVCDVTFLVQHVRVIVKVGQLMRANKVLDIQVGSKCFDTEARKNPDVLENCQSLVERLHEEVIKGNLKEISPHPALQCTEFLLEMEKYCEKEKHSEHHLLRALDTVFNLPLIYWSVYNKCHGLSEWCINKLNADKDLHHTLHDTLLACCLFPHLAHELGHKSEQLSFQGLLAAEICQAFTGKKLLSREYIAKHVGKNANFHGMMTGTKQSWRQLYYLCDTFTDLPIPLDLLTVQMPDNKPMSNDSPIASVHVSNNSVTVQVRDRGDWYLALRLLADREVNETDRDGNTLLHIAVDKGNLEAITLAVKSGACLTKTNNKGLTPYQLAQRRRKELNNATDRNKMAFDLFSVIRGGNDVTVKTLLCYGSSVHDKDDEGRTGLLVACKAGQGNIADLLIDLGADVNVSVTSLLEGPQTPLFFACRTGLIRTVELLLKHNAVIDAMNKWKQTALHCACEGKSPTASADITRLLLDAGADVNAQDMLGRTPLHYAACSGNTETLRRLIHHGADLNATDDEGRTPLHCAYMASKPGIIITQLVEAGAGIGRVHQAVVRGDVDALMTLLQQGADVNQHDTSMGCSPLHAACLMGRTDIVTWLTQHGAKVNAVDDMKTTPLHYACAAGQTRVARQLIDEGVDVNARDESKSTPLHGAADKGNIEIVVCLLEHGAQVDAAAAYDITPLHTACENGLTQTAKCLLQHGANVNAVSGWYGTPLHTACENGHTETAQCLLEHGAKVNAVSEWNINKTPLHTACEKGHTEIAQCLLQHGADVNAVLEWNETPLHTACVNGHTQTAQCLLQYGADVNAVSKWKKTPLHTACEKDHTQTAQCLLQHGADVNAVSGCDETPLHTACRNGHTETAQYLLQHGAKVNAVSMWNGTPLHAACEKGHTETAQCLLQHGAKVNAVLKWNGTPLHAACEKGHTETAQSLLQHGANVNAVSEKDDTPLHTACRNGHTETAQCLLQHGGDVNAVSKWKETPLHTACEKGHTEIAQSLLQHGADVNSVSKWNETPLYTVCENGHTETAQCLLQHGANVNSVSKWKQTPLYRACEKGHTQTAQCLLQHGADLNAVSDCDETPLHAACNNGHTETAQYLLQHQANVNAVSLVFGTPLDKACKNGHTQTAQCLLQHGADVNAVSETDGTPLHRACQNGHTETAQYLLQHKADVNAVSGWYGTPLHRACQYSHTETAQCLLQHKADANAVSERYGTPLHTACENGHTETAQCLLQHGADVNAVSKWKETPLHTACENGHTETAQYLLQHEADVNAVSERYGTPLHKACRNGHTETAQCLLQHGADVNAVSKWKETPLHTACENGHTEAAQCLLQHGAEVNAVSTWNETPLHTASRRGHTQTAQCLLQHKAKVKAVSERSGTPLHTACENGHTETAQCLLQHGANVNAVSEWNETPLHTACGGGHTQTAQCLLQHKADVNAVSERYGTPLHRACQNGHTQTAQYLLQHGANVNSVSERDGTPLDVARKNPYHCDDLVTLLVQHGAVIFFYCVQGSG is encoded by the coding sequence ATGCTTCAACTGATCAAGGCAGGAGACTGCAGGGTGGTGGTCACGTTGTATCCCCACGTGCTGCACGAGCTGCAACAACTGGAGACTGACTCTCAGAGCCCTCTGTTGGACAGTTCTGCAGTGGTGAGGCTGATGAAGGAGGATCTGGACACAGAGGTGAAGAGAGCACTGCTTGATTTTCACCTGAAGCAGCTTCCCCTTCAGCCTTCACAGCAGCAGGAGGTGGTGGAGAGAATTGTGCAGGCAGACACCAGCGGCCCTGCGTTTCTCTGGTGCTGTCGTTACCTGGTGGACCATTGGCAGGCTGTAGAGGACCCCGCGACTGTCTTCACGTCACCGGCTGAAGCGAACTCAGTGCTGTTAAAACAGATGTGTCTGCACGAAACACACGGTGACAGCTTTGCAGCAGTGTTTGTGCTTACTATGCTGGGTAAGGGTCGGTTCCTTCACAGGAAAGTGAGAGCACAGGCTGAACTCTTGGAGCATGGGTTTCAAGGACATTGTGACGATCATCTGGCAAAGTATGAAGATTTTCTGCTCGGTTCTGTGCTGGCAAGTCAGGGTCATGGATTTATCAGTCGCGTTATGTATGATGCTGCGGGATTCGCTCTCGGTCGCTCGTTTCGCTTGCCTACACTGCTAAGAGTGTGTGACGTCACCTTCCTCGTGCAGCATGTACGTGTTATCGTGAAAGTAGGGCAGTTGATGAGAGCGAACAAAGTCTTGGATATACAGGTTGGGTCAAAATGTTTTGATACTGAGGCCCGTAAAAACCCAGATGTTCTCGAAAACTGTCAATCACTGGTAGAACGACTGCACGAAGAAGTCATCAAGGGGAATTTGAAAGAAATCAGTCCACACCCCGCTCTGCAGTGCACTGAGTTTCTGCTTGAAATGGAGAAATACTGCGAGAAGGAAAAACACAGTGAACACCACCTGCTGAGGGCCCTGGACACAGTGTTCAATCTACCTCTGATTTACTGGTCTGTCTACAACAAATGTCACGGTCTGAGTGAATGGTGCATAAATAAATTGAACGCTGATAAAGACTTACACCATACACTGCATGACACCCTGCTGGCGTGTTGTCTCTTCCCGCATTTGGCTCATGAATTGGGACATAAGTCAGAGCAACTGTCATTTCAAGGCCTTTTGGCAGCGGAGatctgtcaggcttttacggGGAAAAAGTTGCTGTCACGCGAATATATTGCAAAACATGTTGGAAAAAATGCAAACTTTCACGGAATGATGACTGGGACAAAGCAATCTTGGCGACAGTTGTACTACCTGTGTGACACATTTACAGATCTTCCCATTCCATTGGACCTGCTCACAGTACAGATGCCAGATAACAAACCAATGTCAAATGATTCCCCTATAGCCAGTGTTCATGTGTCAAACAACTCAGTCACCGTGCAGGTGAGGGACAGAGGGGACTGGTACCTGGCGCTGAGACTGCTGGCTGACAGGGAGGTGAACGAGACAGACCGTGACGGCAACACGCTGCTTCACATCGCTGTCGACAAGGGAAACCTGGAGGCCATCACACTGGCCGTGAAGAGTGGAGCTTGCTTgacaaagacaaacaacaagGGCCTCACACCCTACCAGCTGGCACAGCGGCGGAGAAAGGAGTTGAACAAcgcgacagacagaaacaaaatgGCATTCGATCTGTTTTCTGTAATACGTGGCGGTAACGACGTGACCGTGAAGACACTCCTGTGTTACGGAAGCAGTGTTCACGACAAGGACGATGAAGGAAGAACAGGTCTTTTAGTAGCGTGTAAAGCGGGACAGGGAAACATCGCGGATCTGCTGATTGACCTTGGTGCTGATGTCAATGTCAGCGTAACTTCACTGTTGGAGGGTCCTCAAACACCGTTGTTTTTTGCTTGCCGTACGGGTCTTATACGTACAGTTGAGCTGCTCTTGAAACACAACGCCGTCATCGATGCAATGAATAAGTGGAAACAGACAGCCCTTCACTGTGCGTGTGAGGGTAAATCCCCCACAGCCAGCGCCGACATCACCCGTCTCCTGCTGGACGCTGGGGCTGATGTCAATGCACAGGATATGTTGGGCAGGACACCGCTACACTACGCAGCATGTAGTGGCAACACAGAAACTCTGAGACGGTTGATTCATCATGGAGCTGACCTGAATGCAACAGACGATGAGGGCAGAACGCCCTTACACTGCGCATACATGGCAAGCAAACCTGGTATCATCATCACCCAGCTGGTAGAAGCAGGAGCGGGGATAGGCCGTGTTCACCAGGCAGTGGTGCGTGGCGATGTTGACGCCTTGATGACTCTCCTCCAACAGGGAGCTGACGTGAACCAGCACGACACCAGTATGGGCTGTAGTCCGCTGCACGCTGCCTGTCTGATGGGGCGCACTGACATCGTTACCTGGCTGACTCAACACGGTGCGAAGGTGAATGCTGTTGATGACATGAAGACAACACCTCTACACTATGCCTGTGCTGCTGGTCAAACACGTGTAGCGCGACAACTCATTGACGAAGGAGTCGATGTGAATGCAAGGGACGAGTCTAAGTCAACACCACTTCACGGAGCTGCTGATAAGGGAAACATTGAGAtagttgtctgtctgttagaACATGGTGCTCAGGTTGATGCAGCTGCTGCGTATGACATCACACCGCTACACACAGCCTGTGAGAATGGTCTCACTCAGACAGCTAAGTGtctcctgcagcatggagccAACGTGAACGCTGTATCAGGATGGTAtggcacaccgctacacacagcctgtgagaatggtcacactgagacagctcAGTGTCTCCTGGAGCATGGAGCCAAAGTGAACGCTGTATCAGAGTGGAATATAAATAAGACACCGCTACACACAGCCTGTGAGAAAGGTCACACTGAGATAGCTCAGTGtctcctgcagcatggagccGACGTGAACGCTGTATTAGAGTGGAATGAGACACCGCTACACACAGCCTGTGTGAatggtcacactcagacagcTCAGTGTCTCCTGCAGTATGGAGCCGACGTGAACGCTGTATCAAAGTGGAAAAAGACACCGCTACACACAGCCTGTGAGAAAGATCACACTCAGACAGCTCAGTGtctcctgcagcatggagccGACGTGAACGCTGTATCAGGTTGCGATGAAACACCGCTACACACAGCCTGTAGGaatggtcacactgagacagctcAGTATCTTCTGCAGCATGGAGCCAAAGTGAACGCTGTATCAATGTGGAATGGAACACCGCTACACGCAGCCTGTGAGAAAGGTCACACGGAGACAGCTCAGTGTCTTCTGCAACATGGAGCCAAAGTGAACGCTGTATTAAAGTGGAATGGAACACCGCTACACGCAGCCTGTGAGAAaggtcacactgagacagctcAGTCTCTTCTGCAACATGGAGCCAACGTGAACGCTGTATCAGAGAAGGATGACACACCGCTACACACAGCCTGTAGGaatggtcacactgagacagctcAGTGTCTACTGCAGCATGGAGGCGACGTGAACGCTGTATCAAAGTGGAAGGAGACACCGCTGCACACAGCCTGTGAGAAAGGTCACACTGAGATAGCTCAGTCtctcctgcagcatggagccGACGTGAACTCTGTATCAAAGTGGAATGAGACACCGCTATACACAGTCTGTGAGaatggtcacactgagacagctcAGTGTCTACTGCAGCATGGAGCCAACGTGAACTCTGTATCAAAGTGGAAACAGACACCGCTATACAGAGCATGTGAGAAAGGTCACACTCAGACAGCTCAGTGTCTACTGCAGCATGGAGCCGACTTGAACGCTGTATCAGATTGCGATGAAACACCGCTACACGCAGCCTGTAATaatggtcacactgagacagctcAGTATCTCCTGCAGCATCAAGCCAACGTGAACGCTGTATCACTGGTGTTTGGCACACCGCTAGACAAAGCCTGTAAGAatggtcacactcagacagcTCAGTGTCTTCTGCAGCATGGAGCAGACGTGAACGCTGTATCAGAGACGGATGGCACACCGCTACACAGAGCCTGTCAGAATGGTCATACTGAGACAGCGCAGTATCTCCTGCAGCATAAAGCCGACGTGAACGCTGTATCAGGGTGGTATGGCACACCGCTACACAGAGCCTGTCAGTATAGTCACACTGAGACAGCCCAATGTCTCCTGCAGCATAAAGCCGACGCGAACGCTGTATCAGAGAGGTATGGCACACCACTACACACAGCCTGTGAGaatggtcacactgagacagctcagtgtctcctgcagcatggagccGACGTGAACGCTGTATCAAAGTGGAAGGAGACACCGCTGCACACAGCCTGTGAGaatggtcacactgagacagctcAGTATCTCCTGCAGCATGAAGCCGACGTGAACGCTGTGTCAGAGAGGTATGGCACACCGCTACACAAAGCGTGTAGGaatggtcacactgagacagctcagtgtctcctgcagcatggagccGACGTGAACGCTGTATCAAAGTGGAAGGAGACACCGCTGCACACAGCCTGTGAGAATGGTCACACTGAAGCAGCACAATGtctcctgcagcatggagccGAAGTGAACGCTGTATCAACGTGGAATGAGACACCGCTACACACAGCCAGTAGGAGAGGTCACACTCAGACAGCTCAGTGTCTACTGCAGCATAAAGCCAAGGTGAAGGCTGTATCAGAGAGGTCtggcacaccgctacacacagcctgtgagaatggtcacactgagacagcgcagtgtctcctgcagcatggagccAACGTGAACGCTGTATCAGAGTGGAATGAGACACCGCTACACACAGCCTGTGGGGGAGGTCACACTCAGACAGCTCAGTGTCTACTGCAGCATAAAGCCGACGTGAACGCTGTATCAGAGAGGTATGGCACACCGCTACACAGAGCCTGTCAGAatggtcacactcagacagctcagtatctcctgcagcatggagccAACGTGAACTCTGTATCAGAGAGAGATGGCACACCACTAGACGTGGCTAGAAAGAACCCATATCACTGTGACGACTTGGTGACGCTGCTTGTCCAACACGGTgctgttattttcttttactgCGTTCAGGGATCAGGTTAG